Genomic segment of Leishmania panamensis strain MHOM/PA/94/PSC-1 chromosome 20 sequence:
CTTCTTTGTTGGCTTCAGCTGCGCATCAAGCAGCCCCTGTTTCTGCATGTCGAGCACGAGGGATGGATTCCTCGCCACATCCTGCGACAGCTGCCTAGCGTGGTCGAAGCGGCGTTGCTTGAGCGGGATTGAAGTGTGGTCCTCCATCTGAAACTGTTTGATCGCTGGCTTGGAGAAGAATTCGCGCTTGCGGTACGCCATATCTGGGCTCTCGGCCTGCATCGTGTAGTGCTGCCGCACGGCGAATTGGGGATCAAGACCATACAGCTCCGGCTGCTTCGTGAAGCGCTCCACATGGGCAGGCAACACCTGCTGAAGGTCTTCATGGATAACATGATTACAGAAGTCCACGGAGAGCGCCTCGGCCACCTGCCGAACACGCTTCGCCTCTTGCTTGTCGCTCACAACATAGACCCAGCCAACGTTGCCCATACGACCGGTTCGCCCACACATATGCAGGAAGCTCTGCCATGACGTCGGCGCAAAGTTGATAAAGACATGCGAGACGAGGGGCAAGTCGACACCGAAGGCCTCGGACTCCCTCAAGAGCAGAAACTTCCAGTCGGCCTTGAACTCGTTGCCCCCGTATACCTCCGAGAAGAGCCTGGCATCTACGCCGAGCCCTCGGAGTCGCCGGCGTGCACTGAGCACATCTTCCGCATCGGGAACAAAGAGAACAGCGCGGCCGGGAATCGTCTCCCGCGCATTCCACAGGACGCGCACAAGGTAGGTGAAGCGGTCTTCCTTGTGTccgagaaagaaagagaaaagacagTGCACAGCGGAGGGGACGCGGACGGCGGACAGTACCGTCGTTTGGGCCACAGGTTTCATGCACAGTCCCTGCAAATGATCCTTCAGCTTTCCATCCACGTCAGCGGAGACCAgggcgagctgcagcaccgaccGAATGTGGGGGCCAGGCAGCTGATGGAGCGTCCCcaacagcagctccgcagccAGCGGGTTGCGCAGTCGCTCGCGCACCACCTCTACAGGTACGCTCTCCGGCAGCATCGGCACCTGCGCGCCGACATCGTCCACGTAGACACGCCGAAGGTAGCCAAAGTCCTCGAATTCCATTTTCTTCTCAAACAGCAGCTGACACATAACGTCCGCCGTCGTGATGACGAGCCGCGCTGGCCCGGTGGAGCACCGTAATCCGCGTCGAAGCTGCCTGTAATAGGACTCGTGGTCTTCTCTGTAGGTACCCAGAAAGAGCCAGGAGTAGTCATCAGCAGGCCGGTCAAccaccacgccgccgccggctcgCCTACAGAGAGCCTTGACGGTGTCGTGCAGTCGCATGGCGTTCATTGTATTTGTCGCCACAAGCACATTCATGCCAGCAgcctcgctgcggatgcccTGCAGCAGGGCAAGGACCAGCGCCGATGTCTTGCCGCTCCCCGTGACACCGTTGAAGAGCACGTCGTTGTCATCCTCGTGGAGTAGGGCAGACAACAAGCGGGTCTGCAGGCGCGTCGGCACCGGCCCGTAAAGTTGCTCGGCAGCGGAGCTAATGGGCGCGTCCAAGCCGAGGGCAGACCAGGAAATTCCGGCCGCGTCGGTAGACTCGGCAGGCCTTCGAAGGAAGATGGAGGTGGAGTGCGAGGCGGTGACGGGGTTGCACGTGAGATCGCCTGCGAGAATCTGCCGAGCACGGGTGGAAGCAGACCCAAGAACGGTGCCCCTCACGTCCGCTTCCGTCAT
This window contains:
- the RH gene encoding ATP dependent DEAD-box helicase, putative (TriTrypDB/GeneDB-style sysID: LpmP.20.1110), with protein sequence MPRLAATRNWLLRRYTASCTHCLSAFSYLVITTRSVVQSNMMGGPRSLLDQFETRELVTRLRRNRNGNYYRFRQKLWPSQEALEKAVTTMTYSPVGRQPLALLPQREAPRQVFACEGRGGSMLLEAVETEERGASALQSSPASAAVPLLRSQSESGVDSDSLDFMEEVLRADQSVSSKIMTEADVRGTVLGSASTRARQILAGDLTCNPVTASHSTSIFLRRPAESTDAAGISWSALGLDAPISSAAEQLYGPVPTRLQTRLLSALLHEDDNDVLFNGVTGSGKTSALVLALLQGIRSEAAGMNVLVATNTMNAMRLHDTVKALCRRAGGGVVVDRPADDYSWLFLGTYREDHESYYRQLRRGLRCSTGPARLVITTADVMCQLLFEKKMEFEDFGYLRRVYVDDVGAQVPMLPESVPVEVVRERLRNPLAAELLLGTLHQLPGPHIRSVLQLALVSADVDGKLKDHLQGLCMKPVAQTTVLSAVRVPSAVHCLFSFFLGHKEDRFTYLVRVLWNARETIPGRAVLFVPDAEDVLSARRRLRGLGVDARLFSEVYGGNEFKADWKFLLLRESEAFGVDLPLVSHVFINFAPTSWQSFLHMCGRTGRMGNVGWVYVVSDKQEAKRVRQVAEALSVDFCNHVIHEDLQQVLPAHVERFTKQPELYGLDPQFAVRQHYTMQAESPDMAYRKREFFSKPAIKQFQMEDHTSIPLKQRRFDHARQLSQDVARNPSLVLDMQKQGLLDAQLKPTKKLKRCTDVTTNRHAPDPFQKGQRRCQ